The window GCTCCAAACCGCCATTCAAACCAAATGCCCAGCGCAAAGAATGAATTGCATACGGGCCAATATCCCACATTGCGCCGCCGCCCTCTTTCACGCCGCTAGCAATACGGTACATACGCGCTGGACGCATCAAAAATGAGTAAGAAGCTTTGCATGACAGCACATCACCGATCAAGCCTGATTCCACAATCTCTTTGACCCGCGCATGTTGCGGATGAAAGCGATACATGAAACCCTCCATCACTTTTACATTGTTTTTAATCGCAGCTGCTTCTATCGCTTCAATATCTGCCACAGTTAACGCCATTGGTTTTTCTATCAACACATGCTTACCTGCATTGATGGCTTTAAGCGCCCATTCTGCGTGCTCGTTGTTCGCCAGCGGACAGTAAATCGCATCGACGTTTTTATCATGAATAAGCGCATCCATGTCGTCATAACAGATGACGTTTTGATGGCAAGGCGCATATTTATCCAAGGTAGCTTTTGCCGCACCTGCACGACGACTTGCGATAGCAACCAATTCCGCATTAGACGCTTCAATAATCGCAGGAAGCAAGCGCTCATTAACACGCGCTGCGCCTAAAATTCCCCATTTAACTTTACTCATAAATTACTCCACTTAATACTGCATCCGATACTAGCAACTTGCTCTTTAGGACCGACTCCTGTTTCAGCGATTTGCTTCATGGCGTGAAACAAGTCGCGCGTGCTATGGGGCGCGGTGTCTTTGCGCGACTCATCGAAGCGGCCACGATATTGCAACTCAGCCTTATTATTAAATCCAAAGAAATCTGGTGTGCATACGGCGTTGTAGGCTTTAGCCACCGATTGAGTTTTATCCCACAAATAGGGAAATGAAAACTCCATTTGATGCGCGACTTTTTGCATATTTTCGAAGCTATCTTCTGGGTAATCTGCTGGGTCATTAGACATAATCGCCACAGTGTTAACACCCAGCATTTTGAGCTCGAGCACATCATTGACCAACCTTGGGAAAATAGCTTTTACATATGGGCAGTGATTACAAATGAACATCACTAACAAGCCATTTTTACCCATGATTAGGTCACGTGAAATCATGCTGCCATCAATATTT is drawn from Methylotenera versatilis 301 and contains these coding sequences:
- a CDS encoding thioredoxin family protein, whose amino-acid sequence is MASLNPPVCDFGWQAPDFSLQNIDGSMISRDLIMGKNGLLVMFICNHCPYVKAIFPRLVNDVLELKMLGVNTVAIMSNDPADYPEDSFENMQKVAHQMEFSFPYLWDKTQSVAKAYNAVCTPDFFGFNNKAELQYRGRFDESRKDTAPHSTRDLFHAMKQIAETGVGPKEQVASIGCSIKWSNL
- a CDS encoding Gfo/Idh/MocA family protein, with product MSKVKWGILGAARVNERLLPAIIEASNAELVAIASRRAGAAKATLDKYAPCHQNVICYDDMDALIHDKNVDAIYCPLANNEHAEWALKAINAGKHVLIEKPMALTVADIEAIEAAAIKNNVKVMEGFMYRFHPQHARVKEIVESGLIGDVLSCKASYSFLMRPARMYRIASGVKEGGGAMWDIGPYAIHSLRWAFGLNGGLEPKSVVAHAKLNEVGADIVTSGVLDFGNDAEGRARFGHFDISFERSRKSEYEIIGTKGWVKCHAAWVFQNDVPVISWALEDGKYAEERSAPSNHFTLEIEHFSDCVLNNKTPHLSFADAKANCKAIEAVLQSISSGARVSLA